From the genome of Papaver somniferum cultivar HN1 chromosome 2, ASM357369v1, whole genome shotgun sequence, one region includes:
- the LOC113354115 gene encoding probable ribose-5-phosphate isomerase 2, with protein MVVSTISPSPVLTQDDLKKLAAYKAVEYVESGMVLGLGTGSTAYHAVNRIGELLKQGKLHNIIGIPTSKRTEEQALSLGIPLSDLDTHPVLDLAIDGADEVDTHLNLVKGRGGSLLREKMVEGACRKFVVIVDESKMVETLGGSGLAMPVEVVPFCWNFTATRLQNLFTKAGCVAKLRAADGGGKPYLTDNANYIVDLYFKGEIGDLKAASDEILRLAGVVEHGMFIDMATTVIIAGERGITVKNK; from the coding sequence ATGGTGGTGTCTACGATTTCACCGTCACCGGTTCTAACTCAGGACGATTTAAAGAAACTAGCAGCATATAAAGCAGTTGAATACGTTGAATCGGGGATGGTATTGGGGTTAGGAACCGGTTCGACAGCTTATCACGCCGTGAATCGAATCGGAGAGCTATTGAAACAAGGCAAACTCCACAACATCATAGGAATCCCAACTTCCAAAAGAACTGAAGAGCAAGCACTTTCATTAGGAATACCATTGTCCGACTTAGATACTCATCCAGTTCTTGATCTTGCTATCGACGGGGCAGACGAAGTCGATACGCATCTCAATCTAGTCAAAGGACGTGGTGGATCGTTACTCAGAGAAAAAATGGTTGAAGGAGCGTGCCGTAAATTTGTTGTAATCGTTGATGAATCCAAGATGGTGGAAACATTAGGTGGGAGCGGGTTAGCTATGCCCGTTGAGGTTGTTCCGTTCTGTTGGAATTTCACCGCGACACGGCTTCAGAATTTGTTTACTAAGGCGGGATGTGTTGCGAAACTGAGGGCGGCGGATGGTGGCGGGAAACCGTATTTGACTGATAATGCGAATTATATTGTTGATTTGTATTTTAAAGGGGAAATCGGTGACTTGAAGGCTGCTAGTGATGAGATTCTGAGACTTGCTGGGGTTGTGGAGCATGGGATGTTTATTGATATGGCAACTACTGTTATTATTGCCGGTGAACGCGGAATCACTGTCAAGAATAAATAA